A part of Larkinella insperata genomic DNA contains:
- the typA gene encoding translational GTPase TypA: MQSIRNIAIIAHVDHGKTTLVDKIIHASKIFRENQEFGDLILDNNDLERERGITIVSKNVSVRYKDVKINIIDTPGHSDFGGEVERVLKMADGVCLLVDAFEGAMPQTRFVLSKALQLGLKPILVINKVDKENCRPEEVHEEVFDLMFNLGATEEQLDFPTVYGSSKQGWMGPDWQNPTEDITYLLDTILETIPPAPVVEGTPQMQITSLDYSAFVGRIAIGRVVRGTLKEGANMALVKAGDVIKKVKIKELQTFEGLGKQKVADVQCGDICAVTGLEDFEIGDTLTDAENPEALERIAVDEPTMNMLFTINNSPFFGKEGKFVTSRHLRDRLYKEIEKNLALRVENTDSEDRFLVYGRGILHLSVLIETMRREGYELQVGQPQVLYKFDDNGNRLEPVETLVVDVPEETAGKVIELATQRKGELLIMEPKGDLQHLEFEIPSRGLIGLRSNVLTATFGEAVMTHRFKSFEPYKGAIPERINGSLISMTSGVATAYSIDKLQDRGTFFIEPGDEVYTGQVIGEHNRQNDIVVNVQTAKQLTNMRASGSDTNVRIAPKVSFSLEESMEYIQKDEYLEVTPKSMRIRKIYLDENERKRNQHKFAMA; the protein is encoded by the coding sequence ATGCAATCTATTCGCAACATAGCTATCATAGCACACGTTGACCACGGTAAGACGACGCTGGTTGACAAAATTATTCACGCTTCCAAGATTTTTCGTGAAAATCAGGAATTCGGTGACCTGATCCTGGACAACAACGACCTGGAACGGGAACGGGGTATTACGATTGTGTCGAAGAACGTTTCTGTTCGGTACAAAGACGTAAAAATTAACATTATCGATACACCGGGCCACTCCGATTTCGGTGGTGAAGTGGAACGCGTTCTGAAAATGGCCGACGGTGTTTGTCTGCTGGTTGATGCCTTCGAAGGTGCCATGCCGCAAACCCGGTTTGTCTTGAGCAAAGCGCTGCAACTGGGCTTGAAGCCAATTTTGGTCATCAACAAGGTCGACAAAGAAAACTGCCGGCCGGAAGAAGTACACGAAGAAGTATTTGACCTGATGTTTAACCTGGGCGCTACCGAAGAGCAGTTGGATTTCCCAACAGTGTACGGTTCGTCAAAACAGGGTTGGATGGGTCCGGACTGGCAAAATCCGACCGAAGACATTACCTACCTGCTGGACACGATTTTGGAAACCATCCCGCCCGCTCCGGTCGTGGAAGGAACTCCCCAAATGCAGATTACATCGCTCGATTATTCGGCCTTCGTGGGTCGGATCGCCATCGGCCGGGTTGTGCGCGGTACACTGAAAGAAGGCGCTAACATGGCTCTGGTCAAAGCAGGGGATGTGATTAAGAAAGTTAAGATTAAAGAGCTGCAAACCTTCGAGGGACTTGGTAAGCAAAAAGTTGCCGATGTACAGTGCGGTGATATTTGTGCCGTAACCGGATTGGAGGATTTTGAAATTGGCGATACGTTGACCGATGCCGAAAATCCTGAAGCGCTTGAGCGGATTGCGGTGGATGAACCGACGATGAACATGCTGTTCACGATCAACAACTCGCCATTCTTCGGCAAAGAAGGAAAATTCGTTACCTCACGCCATTTGCGTGATCGGTTGTATAAAGAAATTGAGAAAAACCTGGCGCTACGGGTTGAAAACACGGATAGCGAAGACCGGTTTCTGGTATATGGACGCGGGATTCTACACTTGTCGGTCCTCATTGAAACCATGCGCCGGGAAGGCTACGAGCTACAAGTGGGTCAACCTCAGGTGTTATACAAGTTTGATGATAACGGCAATCGGCTAGAACCGGTAGAAACCCTGGTGGTGGATGTACCGGAAGAAACTGCCGGAAAAGTAATTGAACTGGCCACCCAGCGGAAGGGTGAACTGTTGATTATGGAGCCGAAGGGCGATTTGCAACACCTGGAGTTTGAAATTCCGTCACGCGGGTTGATCGGTTTGCGGTCGAACGTTCTGACGGCAACCTTCGGTGAAGCCGTCATGACACACCGTTTCAAAAGCTTTGAACCCTATAAAGGCGCTATTCCTGAGCGGATCAACGGTTCCCTGATTTCAATGACCAGTGGAGTTGCCACGGCTTACTCCATTGACAAATTGCAGGATCGGGGTACGTTCTTTATCGAGCCGGGCGACGAAGTTTATACCGGTCAGGTAATTGGCGAACACAACCGCCAGAACGATATTGTGGTGAACGTACAAACCGCGAAGCAGCTGACGAACATGCGGGCTTCGGGTTCTGACACCAACGTCCGGATTGCACCGAAAGTATCGTTCTCGCTCGAAGAATCGATGGAATACATCCAGAAAGACGAATACCTGGAGGTAACGCCGAAGTCGATGCGGATTCGCAAGATTTATCTGGACGAAAACGAACGCAAGCGCAATCAGCACAAGTTTGCGATGGCCTAA
- a CDS encoding LVIVD repeat-containing protein, which produces MKLTFYALLGIVLVGLNGCTDKCKETRTFRQYTPFTLTVAQVRNGIQTEQPRTLASPGKIYTKDGFLFINEIKEGIHVIDNRNPANPKMVSFLRIPGNGDMAVRNNILYADSYMDLVAFDIRDPQNIRELNRVKDVFPNGQFEGGFWNVQQDLISDQKAEYVTQTVSTDCEDAVTTAGCRNCVFFDMRGGLSQNFSNAPNGSPVPSTNGTGGSMARFALYDNYLYTVSQSEMQLFDIRTPANPKKGNKINLGWGIETIFPYKDKLFIGAQTGMHIYDNSNPEQPVRMSTFQHAQVCDPVVVHEDKAYVTLRSGSPCVGFTNQLEVVDVSNLYNPRLLKTYPMKNPHGLGIDFPTLFISEGAYGLKTFNANDALNIDQLEHLEGFHAFDVIPLGTSLLLIGMDGFYQYDYSNPKKLRLLSKIPVQRPYPAS; this is translated from the coding sequence ATGAAACTGACTTTTTACGCGCTCCTCGGGATCGTGTTGGTGGGCCTGAACGGCTGCACCGACAAATGCAAGGAAACCCGGACGTTCCGGCAGTACACGCCCTTCACACTAACCGTTGCCCAGGTGCGCAACGGTATCCAAACCGAACAGCCCCGCACGCTTGCCAGCCCGGGTAAGATCTACACCAAAGACGGCTTTCTGTTCATTAATGAAATCAAAGAAGGAATCCACGTGATTGACAACCGCAATCCGGCGAACCCCAAGATGGTCTCGTTTCTGCGCATTCCGGGCAATGGTGACATGGCCGTTCGCAACAACATCCTGTACGCCGACAGCTACATGGACCTAGTGGCTTTCGACATTCGGGATCCGCAAAACATCCGCGAGTTGAATCGTGTCAAAGATGTTTTCCCGAATGGGCAGTTTGAAGGCGGTTTCTGGAACGTTCAGCAGGATTTGATCAGTGATCAGAAGGCTGAATACGTTACCCAAACCGTTAGCACCGACTGCGAGGATGCCGTAACGACCGCCGGGTGCCGCAACTGCGTTTTCTTTGATATGCGCGGGGGTCTTTCACAGAATTTCAGCAACGCTCCGAATGGTTCGCCCGTGCCCAGCACAAATGGTACAGGTGGCTCGATGGCCCGATTTGCCTTGTACGACAACTACCTGTATACCGTCAGCCAGTCGGAAATGCAATTGTTTGATATCCGAACGCCCGCCAATCCCAAAAAAGGCAACAAGATCAACCTTGGCTGGGGTATCGAAACCATCTTTCCGTACAAAGATAAGCTGTTCATCGGTGCTCAGACGGGTATGCATATTTACGACAACAGCAATCCCGAACAGCCCGTCCGGATGTCGACCTTCCAGCACGCTCAGGTTTGTGATCCGGTGGTGGTTCACGAAGATAAAGCCTATGTAACTCTGCGTTCGGGTTCGCCCTGCGTCGGATTCACGAATCAACTAGAGGTGGTCGATGTATCGAACCTGTATAACCCGCGTTTGCTAAAGACGTACCCGATGAAAAACCCGCACGGTTTGGGCATTGACTTTCCGACGTTGTTTATCAGTGAAGGTGCCTACGGCCTGAAAACCTTCAATGCCAACGATGCGCTGAATATCGACCAACTGGAGCATCTGGAAGGTTTCCACGCATTTGATGTCATTCCGCTCGGAACTTCTCTGCTGCTAATCGGGATGGATGGATTTTACCAGTATGATTACAGCAATCCGAAAAAACTGCGCTTGCTGAGCAAAATTCCCGTTCAACGTCCTTATCCGGCCAGCTAA
- a CDS encoding META domain-containing protein, producing the protein MKTILILVSAIFLIAASCNDKKNTTIQPLSAASFAGTYKLVEPGSKFEISLVLTSDSTSGEVTNRVAYKIAGRSSVNHYFGTLIGSSASDDVQISAIGSTKMAGPADAMQFETEYFKKLQAVKRYEATGNRLRFFPGSSDADALVYEKQK; encoded by the coding sequence ATGAAAACTATCCTCATCTTGGTTTCAGCGATTTTTCTGATCGCTGCTTCCTGCAACGATAAAAAAAATACAACGATTCAACCGCTCTCTGCCGCCAGTTTTGCCGGAACTTACAAGCTCGTTGAGCCGGGTTCAAAATTTGAAATCAGTCTGGTACTGACCTCTGACTCCACCAGCGGTGAAGTTACCAACCGGGTGGCTTATAAAATTGCCGGCCGCTCGTCAGTTAATCACTACTTCGGAACACTGATCGGTTCGTCGGCATCAGATGACGTGCAGATTAGCGCTATTGGTTCGACCAAAATGGCGGGACCGGCGGATGCCATGCAGTTTGAAACGGAATACTTTAAAAAACTACAGGCCGTAAAACGGTACGAAGCCACTGGAAACCGGCTGCGGTTTTTTCCGGGAAGCAGTGATGCCGATGCGCTGGTATACGAAAAACAAAAATAA
- a CDS encoding serpin family protein, which produces MRRVAFISSTLAAAFFLTTASCQTENSPNPPTVGLKATPKARLFAQKTNDFSFDFLKRINEQAKKDENIFVSPLSLHMALGMLLNGAAGQTADEMKKAMHLDGVSLADANQTYELLMQGLPTADPKVTTKLANSVWYRNGFSVEPSYLDATKKTFNAQISGEDFNNPAPVITKINQWASDNTNAKIKNVIQEIKDNHVLFLLNALYFKGDWKRPFDPKSTVDAPFELASGSTKQVKLMTMTGGLRHAFRPTYGAFQLPYGNGTYSMTVLLPNENSSVDALISNLNATEWAELQQSLKETKVAIGLPKFTLEYEANLNDALSQMGMPTAFTDAANFTGISTKEGLKVSYVKQNTFVAVDEKGTEAAAVTSIGVETTSMPPSLICDRPFVVLITEKETGSVLFMGKIMNPQTTVQ; this is translated from the coding sequence ATGAGAAGAGTAGCCTTTATTTCAAGCACATTGGCAGCCGCTTTTTTTCTGACGACGGCCAGTTGTCAGACCGAAAACTCGCCAAACCCGCCGACCGTTGGTTTAAAAGCGACCCCGAAAGCGCGGCTATTTGCCCAGAAGACCAACGACTTTTCGTTTGATTTTCTGAAGCGCATCAACGAGCAGGCAAAAAAAGACGAGAACATTTTTGTTTCACCGCTGAGTCTGCACATGGCCCTTGGTATGTTGCTGAACGGTGCGGCCGGGCAGACGGCGGATGAAATGAAAAAAGCGATGCATCTGGACGGTGTTTCGCTGGCCGACGCCAACCAAACCTATGAGCTTTTAATGCAGGGATTGCCCACCGCTGATCCGAAAGTAACAACAAAACTGGCTAATTCCGTCTGGTACCGCAACGGTTTTTCCGTGGAGCCCTCGTACCTCGATGCGACCAAGAAAACGTTTAACGCCCAGATTTCCGGCGAAGATTTTAACAATCCAGCTCCGGTCATTACTAAGATTAATCAGTGGGCTAGCGACAACACAAACGCCAAGATCAAGAATGTCATTCAGGAAATCAAAGACAACCATGTGCTGTTTCTGCTGAATGCCCTGTACTTCAAAGGCGATTGGAAACGCCCATTCGATCCCAAGAGTACCGTTGATGCACCGTTTGAACTGGCATCCGGTTCCACTAAGCAGGTAAAACTGATGACCATGACGGGCGGTCTTCGCCATGCGTTCCGCCCCACCTATGGCGCCTTTCAGCTGCCGTATGGCAATGGCACTTACTCCATGACGGTTTTGCTGCCAAACGAAAACTCGTCGGTGGATGCGCTCATCAGCAACCTAAACGCAACCGAATGGGCCGAATTGCAGCAGTCCCTGAAGGAAACTAAAGTAGCCATTGGGCTGCCCAAGTTTACGCTGGAGTACGAAGCCAATCTTAACGATGCGCTATCTCAAATGGGAATGCCAACGGCTTTTACGGATGCTGCCAACTTTACCGGCATCAGCACAAAGGAAGGGCTGAAAGTTAGCTACGTTAAGCAGAATACGTTTGTGGCCGTCGATGAGAAAGGAACCGAAGCCGCAGCAGTAACCAGCATTGGTGTTGAAACGACCTCCATGCCTCCATCGCTGATTTGTGACCGGCCGTTCGTCGTTCTGATTACCGAAAAAGAAACGGGTTCCGTGCTCTTTATGGGCAAAATAATGAATCCACAAACAACGGTACAATGA
- a CDS encoding RNA polymerase sigma factor, translating to MLDERALVDGCRHKDRTAQRKLYELFARKLFVVSQRYTKNRDDAEDVLQDAFVKAFQHMDTFRFECPLEAWLKRIVINTALKHIRKQKPWQNQAELDDVAPNVLPQTEDSLSGLHYQQLLKMVQELPPGCQAVFNLYAIEGYTHPEIAELLDISEGTSKSQFSRARMLLQQKIQNERPIPK from the coding sequence ATGTTGGATGAACGAGCGTTAGTTGACGGCTGTCGACATAAGGACCGAACTGCTCAGCGAAAACTGTACGAGTTATTCGCCAGGAAGCTCTTTGTCGTTAGCCAACGGTACACCAAAAACCGTGACGACGCCGAGGATGTGCTGCAGGATGCCTTCGTGAAAGCCTTCCAGCATATGGATACATTTCGGTTTGAGTGCCCGCTGGAAGCGTGGCTGAAGCGCATTGTGATTAACACAGCACTTAAGCACATCCGCAAACAAAAGCCGTGGCAAAACCAAGCCGAACTGGATGATGTTGCTCCTAATGTATTACCGCAGACGGAAGACAGCTTATCGGGTCTGCACTATCAACAGCTTTTAAAGATGGTGCAGGAACTCCCGCCGGGGTGTCAGGCCGTATTTAACCTGTACGCAATTGAAGGGTACACGCACCCCGAGATCGCCGAATTATTGGATATTTCAGAAGGTACCTCTAAATCGCAGTTTTCGCGTGCTCGCATGCTGCTGCAACAAAAGATTCAGAACGAACGTCCGATTCCGAAATGA
- a CDS encoding sugar phosphate isomerase/epimerase family protein — MNRRTALRQTLGFIGVSPHLSAPLSNFKISLQNRKDQRFRVGACDWSIGQSSKIEAFDVAKTIGLDGIQVNMGSEKNDMHLRRKDLQKAWRETARKTGVQIGGLALGELNNIPYKADPRAEQWVQDSVDVARALGAKNVLLAFFNKGDLKNDPQGRKVVIDRLKAVTPKAEKAGVVLAIESWLSAEEHMAIIEAVGSPALKVYYDVCNSTVMGYNILKEIRWLGKQNQICEFHFKENSFLLGQGKVNYPEVRKALDDIQYRGWIHIEGAVPEGKNMLESYTYNNKFVREILS, encoded by the coding sequence ATGAATCGACGTACGGCGCTCCGGCAAACGCTGGGTTTTATTGGGGTAAGTCCCCACCTGTCAGCACCTCTTTCAAACTTTAAAATTAGTTTACAAAACCGAAAGGACCAACGTTTTCGCGTCGGGGCCTGTGACTGGTCAATCGGCCAGTCCAGCAAAATCGAAGCGTTCGACGTAGCCAAAACCATCGGCCTCGACGGTATTCAGGTGAACATGGGATCGGAAAAAAACGACATGCACCTGCGCCGGAAAGACCTGCAAAAAGCCTGGCGCGAAACGGCCCGAAAAACCGGTGTACAGATCGGCGGTCTGGCCCTGGGCGAGCTCAACAACATTCCGTACAAAGCCGACCCGCGGGCCGAACAATGGGTCCAGGACAGTGTCGATGTGGCCAGGGCGCTCGGCGCTAAAAACGTTTTGCTGGCTTTCTTTAACAAAGGCGATTTGAAGAACGATCCCCAGGGTCGGAAGGTGGTTATTGACCGGTTGAAAGCCGTCACCCCCAAAGCCGAAAAGGCAGGGGTGGTGCTGGCGATCGAATCGTGGCTGAGCGCCGAAGAGCATATGGCGATCATTGAAGCCGTGGGCTCACCGGCTCTGAAAGTTTATTACGACGTCTGCAACTCCACCGTAATGGGATATAATATTTTAAAGGAAATTCGCTGGCTTGGAAAGCAAAATCAGATCTGCGAATTCCACTTTAAGGAAAACAGCTTCCTGCTGGGGCAGGGCAAGGTCAACTACCCCGAGGTTCGGAAAGCACTTGACGACATTCAATACCGGGGTTGGATACACATCGAAGGTGCTGTGCCAGAGGGTAAAAACATGTTGGAAAGTTACACTTATAATAATAAGTTTGTAAGAGAGATTTTGTCATAG
- a CDS encoding PVC-type heme-binding CxxCH protein — protein sequence MKAAIPNSTQLLSTSILLGALSWWSIQPQETRQFEHSMSEPSEPSRRGSMMVADSSKLYLPDDLEATVWAEAPMFYNPTNIDVDARGRIWVTEAVNYRNFNNKPGTRLDHPNGERVMILEDTNGDGKADRAKVYVEDKDLVSPLGIAVIGNKTIVSAAPHLVIYTDENGDDKPDKKEVFLTGFGGLDHDHSLHALVTGPDGKWYFNTGNAGPHTVTDKAGWTLRSGSIYTGGTPYNKLNKGNMVSDDGRVWVGGLALRINPDGTGLKVLGHNFRNNYETAIDSYGNLWQNDNDDQVVACRTSWLMEGGNMGYFSQDGTRFWQGDQRPGQTIPTAHWHQEDPGVIPAGDISGAGSPTGMVFYEGDQLGEKYRGLLLSAEAGRNVIFSYKPEPQGAGYRMPRTDFISTFDKVDEDYKWNDIKEDVRKWFRPSDVTVGTDGALYIADWFDPVVGGHQMKDPKGYGRIYRITPKGKSLKVPEINTATTKGQISALTNPAINIRVLGFDKLRAQGDKVVKPVAKLLDAPNPYHRARAVWLLAQLGPKGRKKAEELLKSDQVDLRVTAFRALKQVQPDVLALARQMVDDPSPAVRREVAIALRDVPFEQCRDLLVKLANHYDGVDRYYLEAVGMAADKKEEELYAALKPLIPVSPLQWDQKTANLIWRLHPLSTADLMKQRALAPTLTADARKQALVALGFMKDPTAARAMVQLTKLDDKTIAQQAEYWANFRRSNDWATLLNWDEVMPPKLSEIEQRALALRQKLMEEYTPAEEKLKLAKEMAISPEGGKLLVGLAAEKKLPESLKPAISEIIFTNPDQSVRTMAGDYFKRPNGATALSLKTIASLAGNETAGLAVFKTTCATCHRHGEQGKDIGPELTKIHQKFDRNGLLDAILNPSAGLAFGYEPWLVTTKNGQTYYGFLISDGQQALVIKDAAGQKHTVPTAQVASRKQYSTSLMPDPASLGLSEQQLADLVAYLLKKP from the coding sequence ATGAAAGCAGCTATTCCAAACTCGACCCAACTTTTAAGTACGTCCATCCTACTGGGAGCCTTGTCCTGGTGGAGTATTCAACCGCAAGAAACGCGCCAGTTCGAGCACAGCATGTCCGAGCCGTCAGAACCTTCCAGACGGGGTTCGATGATGGTCGCTGACTCCAGTAAACTGTACCTGCCCGACGACCTGGAGGCTACCGTCTGGGCCGAAGCTCCGATGTTCTACAACCCGACTAACATCGACGTAGATGCCCGCGGTCGGATCTGGGTGACGGAGGCTGTCAACTACCGAAACTTTAACAACAAACCGGGAACCCGTCTCGACCATCCGAACGGCGAACGGGTCATGATTCTAGAAGATACTAACGGCGACGGCAAGGCTGATCGGGCGAAGGTGTACGTGGAAGATAAAGATTTAGTTTCGCCCTTGGGAATTGCCGTAATCGGGAACAAAACCATTGTTTCGGCGGCCCCGCATCTGGTCATCTATACTGACGAAAACGGCGACGACAAACCCGACAAAAAAGAGGTATTTCTGACCGGCTTTGGAGGACTCGATCACGATCATTCGCTGCACGCACTGGTGACCGGACCCGACGGCAAGTGGTATTTCAACACGGGCAATGCCGGGCCCCATACGGTCACCGACAAGGCGGGGTGGACGCTTCGCTCCGGAAGCATTTACACCGGCGGGACGCCCTATAATAAACTCAACAAAGGCAACATGGTTAGTGACGACGGCCGGGTTTGGGTGGGCGGTCTGGCGCTCCGCATCAACCCGGACGGAACGGGGCTGAAAGTGTTGGGCCATAACTTCCGGAATAACTACGAAACTGCCATCGACTCCTACGGCAACCTCTGGCAAAACGACAACGACGACCAGGTGGTGGCCTGCCGGACGAGTTGGCTCATGGAAGGTGGAAACATGGGCTACTTCAGTCAAGACGGGACCCGATTCTGGCAGGGCGACCAGCGGCCCGGTCAGACAATTCCAACGGCCCACTGGCATCAGGAAGACCCGGGCGTGATTCCGGCGGGCGACATCAGCGGAGCCGGATCGCCAACCGGTATGGTATTTTACGAAGGAGATCAGCTCGGCGAAAAATACCGGGGTTTGTTGCTGAGCGCCGAAGCGGGTCGCAACGTTATCTTTAGCTACAAACCCGAACCGCAGGGCGCCGGATACCGGATGCCCCGAACTGATTTCATCAGCACCTTCGACAAAGTTGACGAAGACTACAAATGGAATGACATCAAAGAAGACGTTCGCAAATGGTTCCGCCCGAGTGATGTTACCGTCGGAACGGATGGTGCGTTATACATCGCCGACTGGTTTGACCCGGTGGTGGGCGGGCACCAGATGAAGGACCCCAAAGGCTACGGGCGTATTTACCGAATTACTCCAAAGGGCAAAAGTCTGAAGGTTCCGGAAATTAACACCGCTACAACGAAAGGACAGATCTCGGCATTGACGAATCCCGCCATCAACATTCGGGTGTTGGGTTTCGATAAGCTTAGAGCGCAGGGTGACAAAGTGGTGAAACCCGTCGCCAAACTACTCGACGCACCGAACCCGTACCACCGCGCCCGGGCGGTCTGGTTGCTCGCCCAGCTCGGACCCAAAGGCCGGAAGAAGGCAGAAGAATTGTTGAAGTCGGATCAGGTCGATTTACGGGTCACGGCTTTCCGGGCCTTGAAGCAGGTCCAGCCGGATGTACTGGCGCTGGCCCGGCAAATGGTTGATGATCCATCGCCGGCGGTTCGGCGGGAAGTCGCCATCGCTTTACGGGATGTTCCATTTGAGCAGTGCCGGGACTTGCTGGTAAAATTGGCAAATCACTACGACGGGGTTGATCGGTATTATCTGGAAGCCGTCGGGATGGCGGCAGACAAAAAAGAAGAGGAGCTGTATGCGGCCCTAAAGCCGTTGATTCCGGTCAGCCCCCTTCAATGGGATCAGAAAACCGCTAACCTGATCTGGCGCCTGCACCCGCTCAGTACGGCCGACTTGATGAAGCAACGTGCTTTGGCTCCAACCTTGACTGCCGACGCCCGCAAACAGGCGCTGGTGGCCCTGGGTTTCATGAAAGACCCGACAGCCGCCCGGGCAATGGTACAACTGACCAAACTGGATGACAAAACAATCGCGCAACAAGCCGAGTATTGGGCTAACTTCCGCCGGTCGAACGACTGGGCCACCTTGCTGAACTGGGACGAAGTAATGCCACCAAAATTATCGGAGATTGAGCAGAGGGCGTTGGCCCTCCGGCAGAAGTTGATGGAAGAATACACCCCGGCCGAAGAGAAGCTGAAGCTGGCGAAAGAAATGGCCATCAGCCCGGAAGGCGGAAAGCTATTGGTGGGTCTGGCCGCTGAAAAGAAGCTGCCCGAAAGTTTGAAACCGGCCATCAGTGAAATCATTTTCACCAACCCCGACCAAAGCGTGCGAACGATGGCGGGCGATTATTTCAAACGGCCCAACGGCGCCACGGCTTTGTCCCTGAAAACCATTGCATCCCTTGCGGGCAACGAAACGGCGGGGCTGGCGGTTTTTAAAACCACCTGCGCCACCTGCCATCGTCACGGTGAACAGGGGAAAGACATTGGCCCGGAACTAACGAAGATTCACCAGAAATTCGACCGGAACGGATTGCTCGACGCCATTCTGAATCCGAGCGCGGGTCTGGCATTCGGTTACGAACCTTGGCTGGTGACCACCAAAAACGGACAGACCTATTACGGCTTTCTGATCAGTGACGGCCAGCAGGCGCTGGTCATAAAAGATGCGGCTGGGCAGAAACACACCGTCCCTACGGCCCAGGTTGCCTCCCGCAAACAATACAGCACGAGCCTGATGCCCGATCCAGCCTCGCTGGGGCTTTCGGAGCAGCAATTGGCGGATTTGGTAGCATATTTATTGAAGAAGCCTTAA
- a CDS encoding UDP-N-acetylmuramate--L-alanine ligase produces MKPLTIHFISIGGSVMHNLAIALHQQGHHITGSDDEIHEPSRTRLQQYGLLPAQTGWNPDAIQPTLDAVILGMHARPDNPELQKARELNLPIYSYPEFVYQQSLNKQRIVVAGSHGKTTITAMILHVLKYHNRNFDYLVGAQIEGFDMMVKVTPDAPVIVIEGDEYGSSAIDRRPKFLHYQPHIVLISGIAWDHVNLYPSYEEYVDQFELLADGMFKSGTIVFDDTDDMLDVIALKEREDVTRQPYDVHPYRIEDGKTFLVTKNQGSVPVLIFGEHNMKNISGALAVCDHLAITEEMFYEAIQSFKGAHKRLEKVVDDGPTVVFRDFAHAPSKVEATTEAVKAQYPNHRLIACVELHTFSSLNKNFLTQYRDKLDKADVAAVFYSPHTLEAKKLEAIDPADIITAFDRPDLRVFTDPAELQRFLKSQQNGQPTVFLLMSSGKDLNWE; encoded by the coding sequence ATGAAGCCATTGACGATTCATTTTATTTCCATTGGTGGTAGTGTGATGCATAATCTGGCCATCGCACTTCATCAACAGGGACACCACATCACCGGCTCCGACGATGAAATTCACGAACCCTCCCGGACCCGCCTTCAACAATACGGTTTACTGCCCGCTCAAACCGGCTGGAACCCGGATGCCATTCAGCCCACTCTGGATGCGGTCATTCTGGGCATGCACGCCCGGCCCGACAACCCCGAGTTGCAGAAAGCGCGGGAATTAAACCTGCCCATCTACTCCTACCCGGAATTTGTGTACCAGCAAAGCCTGAACAAACAACGCATCGTCGTTGCCGGCAGTCACGGCAAGACCACCATTACGGCGATGATCCTGCACGTTCTGAAATACCACAACCGCAATTTTGATTACCTGGTCGGGGCCCAGATCGAAGGCTTTGACATGATGGTTAAGGTAACGCCGGATGCCCCCGTTATTGTTATTGAAGGCGACGAATACGGTTCGTCAGCCATCGACCGGCGACCGAAGTTTTTACATTACCAACCCCATATTGTTCTCATCAGCGGCATTGCCTGGGATCACGTCAATCTCTATCCCAGTTACGAAGAATACGTTGATCAGTTCGAACTGTTGGCCGACGGGATGTTCAAATCCGGTACGATTGTTTTCGATGATACCGACGACATGCTAGATGTAATTGCCCTGAAAGAGCGGGAGGATGTGACCCGCCAGCCTTATGATGTACACCCGTACCGGATTGAAGACGGGAAGACGTTTCTGGTGACCAAAAATCAGGGATCAGTACCGGTTCTGATATTCGGGGAGCACAACATGAAAAACATCAGCGGGGCGCTGGCCGTCTGCGATCACCTCGCCATCACGGAGGAAATGTTTTACGAAGCCATTCAGAGCTTTAAAGGCGCACACAAACGCCTGGAGAAGGTGGTTGATGACGGCCCGACGGTGGTTTTCCGGGATTTTGCCCACGCTCCCTCAAAAGTTGAAGCGACAACCGAAGCGGTCAAAGCGCAGTACCCCAATCACCGCTTGATTGCCTGTGTCGAACTGCACACGTTTAGCAGCCTCAACAAAAATTTCCTGACGCAATACCGTGACAAACTCGATAAAGCCGATGTAGCCGCCGTCTTCTACAGTCCGCATACGCTCGAAGCCAAAAAACTCGAGGCCATTGACCCGGCCGATATCATCACGGCCTTCGACCGCCCCGATCTGCGCGTGTTTACGGACCCAGCCGAATTACAACGCTTCCTCAAAAGTCAGCAAAATGGTCAGCCAACGGTTTTCCTGCTCATGAGCTCGGGAAAAGACCTGAATTGGGAATAA